DNA from Sorangium aterium:
AGGCGGCTTCTTCGCCTCCGGCGCGGCGCTGGCCGCCGCAGTCGAGGACGCGCTCCCCGAGGGCGCCGCGCTCGCCGAGGCCGAAGCCGGCGCGGCGGGGGCGGCCGGCGCGGCGCTCGACCTGGGGGCGGCGGCGCCGACCCCGGCCGCCGAAGCGGCGGCGGAGCCGACGCCGGCCGCCGGAGGGGCGGCCCTCCCGACGAGCTGCTTCAATCGATCGAGCAGATTGTCAGCCTGCGTCTCGGCCGTGGCCTCGCTCGCTTTCGGCTCCACGATCTCGGGCGGCACGGCGATCACCTGGAGGTCCAGGACGGCCTGTCGCAGGCCTTTGCCCGCGCCCGACGGCCCGTCGAGCGAGGCTCCCCGGACGGCCGCGAGCAGGTGCTGGAGCGTGCCCGCGTTCTCCTGCATCCACGGGCCCGCGTCGCTCGTGGTGCCCTTTCCGAACAGGTTCTTCTGGTGCGGATGACGCGCCTGGAGGATCCGCGCCGCCTCGTCGAGCTCCGTCTGCTCCGCGGCGTCGCGGACCGCCTGATCGAGATCCCCCGCGCTGTCCTGGAGCTCCTTCAAAGGCTCGGTCCGCAGGCGCTGCCCGTGCAGCACGTCCGACAGGCGGCGGAAGAAAGAGGCCCAGTCCGCGCGCGAAGAGCCCTGCGGCAACGCCGTGATCTCGGGCAGATTCGAGAGCTCCCTCTCGGTCGGACCCGCGCCGTCGCTCACGGTCAGATAGCTCTTCAGGGTCCGGGGCGACATGCCGAGCGCGGCGGCCCACGCGGCCTCGTCTTTCTGGATGATCGCGCGCAGCGGGTCGCCCTCTTTGCCCGCGTCGAGCACGGAGAGCGCGCGGATCCGCGCGGCGCGGTCGGTGCTCTGGAGCTTGGGATTCAGCATGCCCGCCTCGACGGCGGTCCGATACTGCTCCTCGATCTCGGCGCGCCGCGACTCGAACAGCCAGGCCGAGCGGTCCATCCGGAGCACCTCGGCCGCGGCCCTCTCCTCGACGGTCCTCGACACCCTGTCGCCGTGGCTCACCGCGTCCGCCATGATCGTGACGGCGCTCGCGGTGCGCTCGACCGAGCCGCGCTGCGCCGTGAACACGATCGCCCCGAGCGCCAGCGCCGCGGCCAGCGCGAGCCCCACGCGCGTGATGAAGCGGCGCTCCCGGGCTCGACGGTCGCTGCTCGCGAGCTCGGGATCCTCGGCCAGCGCGTCGCCGGTGGATCGGAAGGGCTCCAGCTCGGTCGCGGCCGAGAGGAACACGCCGTTGACGATCGGCGCGTCCTTCGTCGAGGCGAGGAGCGACTCGAAGAACGGCGCGAGGGCCCGCACCGTCTCCGGGCCCTCCGACGAGACGAAGCCCACGAGCTCGGGGAACCTCGTGGTCCGGGCGCCGAGCGGCGTCACGCGGCGCCACTCGGGGGGGAGCTCGTCGGACTCCCTCGGCGCGATCGGGCCGCGGGCGTTGGTCTCCTCGAGGATGTCGCAGAGCGGTGAGAACCCGGCGGAGCGAGCGTCGCAGTGCGTGACCGCGACGCGCACGTTCACCGGCGAGCCGCGCAGATCGGTGAGGATATCGAGCTTGCGCCGCGCTACGCGGCCGAGATCGCGCAGCCCGGCCTCGTTCCACGAGAGCGAGCTCGCGTTGACCACAACGATCACGCGGAGCGCATCGAGCGCCACGCCCTTCCAGAGCTTGCGGAGCGCGTCCTCGGCCTCGGGCCGCGGGTCGAACAGGAGGTCCGAGGCGATCTCCTGGACGCGCTGTCCATTGCCTGAATACACGTCCAGATCGCGGCCGTCTGGCGTGTACCGATCGCCTTGCTTCAGGGCTCCGCGGATGAGGGTCGTCTTCCCCGACAGCCGCTCTCCGAGCACGACGAGCACGGGGCCGTCGCGCTCGCGCTGGGGCATCGCGGCGACGGCCTTGCGCCACGCGCCCGCGAGGTCCAGGTCCTCGGCCTTCTTCCCCTGGGCGGCGCGGCGCTTCCGGACCCACCCAACGGCGAGCAGGACGAAGCAGAGGATGCCGACGACGAGCGCGAGGATCCCAAGGATGAACCACCCGTCCACGCCGGAGCCGCCCGCGACATCCATCCCAGCTCAGCCCACTGCTTCCAGCAGGTCCTCGATGGTCTCGAAGGTGGCCACGAGCTTCGCTGGGTCGACCTTCGCCCCCGGGGCCACGGCCTCGTGGAGCGGCGCGAGCACGGCGGCGACGGCCGTCTTCGAGAGCGAGGCGGAGAGGCGGGCCTCGACGCTGGCGAGGAGCGCCTGCTCGGGCGAGACTCCGCCCTTCGCCGGCGGCGCGGACGGGCGCGGCGCCGGTGCGGCATCGTCGGACCCCGGGCCAAGGCGCTCCATGGGGGGATCTGACCACGGGCGGCGCGCGGCCACAAAAAAAAGGCGTCTGCGCTGTCTCTGCGCTCACCCGCGGCGATCCGCGCTCAGAGCGAGAGCGCCTTTCGCAGCCTCGCGAGCCACGATTCCGGGGGCTGGCGAATCGCCAGGGGCGCGGCGCGGGGCGCCGGCGGCACGAGGAGCCGCAGCGCGCTCTGCACCTCCTCCGCGCGCTCGCGGAGCAGATCGGGGGCGCCGGCGTAGCCGCCGGTGAAGCCCTCCGAGAGGCAGAATCGATACAGGGTCAGGAGCAACAGGACCCGATCGCGCTCGTCCGAAGGCGGCTGATTCGCGAGCTGCTCGGCGCGCGGAACGAGGGGCGCGAGCTCCTCGAAGAACAGGTCTCCTCCGTCCTCGCGAGGCGCGTAGTCGCGCCGCTGCACGCGCAGCCACTCCTCGCTCCCGCCGAGCGGGGCGACGCGGAGCAGCACGCGCTCGTCGTACAGGCACACGAGCGGCAGCAGCACGTTCTCGGGCGCCGCGCGCGTCTTCCGGGACACCCGCCCT
Protein-coding regions in this window:
- a CDS encoding DotU family type IV/VI secretion system protein, which gives rise to MTQMGSPSSPAAAPREDGVLHLLREVTVAHAKLERIIEDAFDAGPGLPDLVVLSTDISDELDHLRGRVSRKTRAAPENVLLPLVCLYDERVLLRVAPLGGSEEWLRVQRRDYAPREDGGDLFFEELAPLVPRAEQLANQPPSDERDRVLLLLTLYRFCLSEGFTGGYAGAPDLLRERAEEVQSALRLLVPPAPRAAPLAIRQPPESWLARLRKALSL